A genome region from Acidobacteriota bacterium includes the following:
- a CDS encoding IMP dehydrogenase: protein MARQQRRTTGGRPAGGWRKLRTLVAGCTFDDFLLTPQYSVLERRDPAGIDLSCRFSRHITLRRPIVSANMDTVTRAPMAMVLAEEGGLGVIDRGFRSGDIEPQVREVQLVKRTQHLVIADPWTIGPDESLTAALAMMERRGVGTLVVVDGVRHLLGLLTQRDVRFVDSRADAPQLTVADRMTLRDRLVVNVGRLSMVAAERLMIERKVKKLPLVDRAGVLVGLITARDLLHQKRLPCASRDVSGRLLVGAAIGAKGDYLERAAELIKAGVDVIVIDIAHGDSVVMRKAMKAFRKRFGGVEVVAGNVATADGARALADLGVDGVKVGIGPGGGCSTRLTTSFGVPQLQALVECRAAVGDRIPIIADGGIRRDGAIVEALLFGGDTVMLGSAFAGTIETPGDVVQKSVLLPESQKVVKVPFKVLRGMASIQAIKDRLDVEDDDEVDFEALGAEGIEVSVPACGSVRPVITDMMKHLASAISYGGAASLAEFKTRFRRDPLRYVIRLTEASRRESYDR from the coding sequence ATGGCCAGGCAACAGCGGCGGACGACGGGCGGTCGACCGGCGGGCGGATGGCGGAAGCTCAGGACCCTGGTCGCCGGGTGCACCTTCGACGACTTTCTGCTGACGCCGCAGTACAGCGTGCTCGAGCGCCGGGACCCCGCCGGCATCGATCTGTCGTGCCGGTTCTCACGTCACATCACGCTGCGGCGGCCGATCGTGTCGGCCAACATGGACACGGTGACGCGGGCGCCGATGGCGATGGTGCTCGCGGAAGAGGGCGGATTGGGCGTCATCGATCGCGGTTTCCGGTCCGGGGACATCGAGCCGCAGGTTCGCGAGGTCCAACTGGTGAAGCGGACGCAGCATCTCGTGATTGCGGATCCGTGGACGATCGGACCCGACGAGTCGCTCACCGCGGCGCTTGCCATGATGGAGAGGCGCGGCGTGGGCACGCTGGTGGTCGTCGATGGCGTCAGGCACTTGTTGGGTCTGCTGACGCAGCGCGACGTCCGGTTCGTCGATAGCCGCGCGGACGCCCCGCAGCTGACCGTCGCGGATCGCATGACGCTCCGCGACCGCCTGGTGGTGAACGTGGGCCGCCTCTCGATGGTTGCCGCCGAACGCCTGATGATCGAGCGCAAAGTGAAGAAGCTGCCGCTGGTCGACCGCGCGGGCGTGCTCGTCGGCCTCATCACGGCCAGAGACCTGCTGCATCAGAAGCGCCTGCCGTGCGCGTCCCGGGACGTCAGCGGACGGCTGCTTGTCGGGGCCGCCATCGGGGCCAAGGGCGACTACCTGGAGCGCGCGGCGGAGCTCATCAAGGCCGGCGTGGACGTGATTGTGATCGACATCGCCCACGGTGATTCGGTCGTGATGCGGAAGGCGATGAAGGCGTTCCGAAAGCGGTTCGGCGGTGTCGAGGTCGTGGCGGGCAACGTGGCGACTGCCGACGGCGCGCGGGCGCTCGCCGATCTCGGCGTTGACGGAGTCAAGGTCGGCATCGGTCCTGGAGGCGGGTGCAGCACGCGACTGACCACCTCGTTCGGTGTGCCGCAGCTGCAGGCGCTTGTCGAATGCCGCGCCGCCGTCGGTGACAGGATTCCCATCATCGCCGATGGCGGCATTCGCCGGGATGGCGCGATTGTCGAGGCGCTGCTGTTTGGCGGCGACACCGTGATGCTGGGCAGTGCGTTTGCCGGCACGATCGAAACGCCCGGCGACGTCGTGCAGAAGTCGGTGCTGTTGCCCGAATCGCAGAAGGTCGTGAAGGTTCCATTCAAGGTGTTGCGCGGAATGGCGTCGATCCAGGCCATCAAGGACCGGCTCGACGTCGAAGACGACGACGAGGTGGACTTCGAGGCGCTGGGCGCAGAAGGGATCGAAGTGAGCGTCCCAGCGTGCGGATCGGTCCGCCCGGTCATCACCGACATGATGAAGCACCTGGCGTCGGCCATCAGCTACGGCGGCGCCGCGAGCCTGGCCGAGTTCAAGACCCGCTTCCGCCGCGATCCCCTGCGTTACGTGATCCGACTGACCGAGGCCAGCCGCCGCGAATCCTACGACCGTTGA
- a CDS encoding thiamine pyrophosphate-dependent enzyme, with product MSPDRLASLSTRFDAFVLERHPFAAPTARKAFGAALTAGPVGGPADLELLRARLRQALADHLAGLASDPAAELTPGVSAATRVAEALADLQDACDGFLRREAIALSLTPDERRDILRGMILTRAIDNRLKTFFARGEIKYGTASFQGKGFRSLGQEAIYASAIRLRRGSAWRSAEGEWQGDVISPMIRDLGAVVAMRPGPETVRMVLSAQMGKAGPPMDGRDLHIGDFTWGIYPPAAPLLVPTLSMAGMGLAFAQTRSGRVAVSYLGDGATSLGEWHEAINLCAVRRLPVIFCVQNNQTALSTPVSDQTAARVFADKAIGYGIPGITIDGTDPDEIAVAFAWAAERARDGCGPALIELVCMRMCGHAHHDDMLYHGRDVPPSWEYPALTGGGYADAGQYAFWSGRDPIARYAGRLLDEGIIDADAVAHFKHDAEAIVETEAQAVIAAPWPDPAGARAGVVDGQDARPRMEVLTAEARQAVRSGCRLPPTEPGPPFDPKGQTLLEGVMRGIEDALCADPRVFVFGEDVGGKYGNAFLMLRPLLKTYGDRIINAPIAESAIIGAAVGAALAGLRPIAEMQFNDFVATGFNQLVNNAAKNRYRFGQSVPMVLRMPWGGLRHAGPYHSQNTEAWFYRTPGLKIVVPSTPHDARALLASAVADPDPVLYYEHIALYRDPSIKQVLGETAPAPIPLGKAAIRRAGSDLAIISYGAYVHVAMRVANTLAGEGIEATVVDLRSLAPLDRETLISVACHCGRVLIVHEDTRTGGIGESLAAIVQEEAFEALDAPIRVIGALDTPVPYSPTLEEAFLPGEAEIARAARLLVKY from the coding sequence ATGTCCCCAGACAGGCTCGCCAGCCTATCAACCCGATTCGACGCGTTTGTGCTCGAACGGCATCCATTTGCGGCCCCGACCGCGCGGAAGGCGTTCGGCGCCGCGCTCACCGCCGGACCCGTTGGCGGCCCCGCGGATCTCGAACTGCTGCGGGCGCGTCTCCGCCAGGCCCTGGCCGATCACCTCGCTGGTCTCGCCAGTGATCCAGCCGCGGAATTGACTCCCGGTGTCTCGGCCGCGACTCGCGTCGCCGAGGCGCTTGCCGACCTGCAGGACGCGTGTGATGGCTTCCTGCGGCGCGAGGCGATCGCCTTGTCGCTCACGCCGGACGAGCGCCGCGACATCCTGCGCGGCATGATCCTGACGCGTGCGATCGACAACCGGCTCAAGACGTTCTTCGCGCGCGGCGAGATCAAGTACGGGACGGCGTCGTTCCAGGGCAAGGGATTCCGATCGCTTGGCCAGGAGGCCATTTACGCGTCCGCCATCAGGCTGCGGCGTGGCTCGGCATGGCGATCGGCAGAGGGCGAGTGGCAAGGCGACGTGATCTCGCCGATGATTCGCGATCTCGGCGCCGTGGTCGCCATGCGCCCAGGGCCTGAGACGGTAAGGATGGTGCTGTCGGCGCAGATGGGCAAGGCGGGCCCGCCAATGGACGGGCGCGATTTGCACATCGGCGACTTTACGTGGGGCATCTATCCGCCGGCTGCCCCGCTGCTCGTGCCGACGCTATCGATGGCCGGCATGGGCCTGGCATTCGCACAGACCCGAAGCGGGCGCGTCGCCGTGTCGTACCTCGGCGATGGCGCCACCTCGCTCGGCGAATGGCACGAAGCCATCAACCTGTGCGCGGTGCGCCGGCTCCCCGTGATCTTCTGCGTCCAGAACAATCAGACGGCGCTCTCAACGCCAGTGTCCGATCAGACGGCGGCCCGGGTGTTTGCCGACAAGGCCATCGGATACGGCATTCCCGGCATCACCATTGACGGCACCGATCCCGACGAGATCGCCGTCGCGTTCGCGTGGGCGGCCGAACGCGCTCGTGATGGTTGCGGGCCCGCGCTGATCGAACTGGTCTGCATGCGGATGTGCGGGCACGCGCATCACGACGACATGCTGTATCACGGACGCGACGTACCGCCCTCGTGGGAGTACCCCGCGTTGACCGGCGGCGGCTACGCGGATGCCGGCCAGTACGCGTTCTGGTCCGGCCGAGACCCGATCGCACGCTATGCGGGGCGGTTGCTCGACGAGGGAATCATCGACGCCGATGCCGTCGCCCACTTCAAACACGACGCTGAAGCGATCGTCGAGACGGAAGCGCAGGCTGTCATTGCCGCACCCTGGCCGGATCCCGCCGGTGCTCGCGCGGGCGTCGTGGACGGCCAGGACGCGCGGCCGCGCATGGAGGTGCTGACGGCCGAGGCGCGCCAAGCGGTCCGGTCCGGGTGCAGATTGCCGCCAACCGAACCCGGGCCTCCGTTTGATCCGAAAGGCCAGACGCTGCTCGAAGGCGTGATGCGCGGCATCGAGGACGCGTTGTGCGCGGACCCGCGCGTATTCGTCTTCGGCGAGGATGTCGGCGGCAAGTACGGCAACGCGTTCCTGATGCTCCGGCCGCTGCTCAAGACGTATGGCGACCGGATCATCAACGCCCCGATCGCCGAAAGCGCCATCATCGGCGCGGCAGTCGGCGCGGCGCTGGCCGGCCTGCGGCCGATTGCCGAGATGCAGTTCAACGACTTCGTGGCGACCGGCTTCAATCAACTGGTCAACAACGCCGCCAAGAACCGGTACCGCTTCGGCCAATCCGTGCCGATGGTGCTGCGGATGCCGTGGGGCGGCCTCCGTCACGCGGGACCGTACCATAGCCAGAACACCGAAGCGTGGTTCTACCGGACGCCGGGTCTGAAGATCGTCGTGCCGTCCACTCCGCACGATGCGCGCGCGTTGCTGGCGTCGGCGGTCGCCGATCCGGATCCGGTCCTCTACTACGAACACATCGCGCTCTATCGCGATCCGTCCATCAAGCAGGTGTTGGGAGAGACCGCGCCGGCCCCGATCCCGCTGGGCAAAGCCGCCATCAGGCGCGCCGGGAGCGACCTGGCCATCATCTCCTACGGCGCCTACGTGCACGTGGCGATGCGAGTGGCGAACACGCTGGCCGGGGAGGGCATCGAGGCGACGGTCGTCGATCTGCGCAGCCTCGCGCCGCTCGATCGTGAGACGCTCATTTCCGTGGCGTGCCACTGCGGCCGCGTGCTGATCGTCCACGAAGACACCCGGACAGGCGGCATCGGTGAAAGCCTGGCAGCCATCGTTCAGGAAGAGGCATTCGAGGCGCTGGATGCGCCGATTCGGGTGATCGGGGCTCTCGACACGCCCGTACCGTATTCGCCCACGCTCGAGGAAGCGTTCCTGCCGGGCGAGGCCGAAATCGCACGCGCGGCACGGCTGCTGGTGAAGTACTGA
- a CDS encoding PIN domain-containing protein gives MTAFALDTNCLIAAVCTWHDRHRQAAAEIGRRLDAGERLVVPAPALVEAYAVLTRLPAPHRLAPGDAWTLLESNFVKPAHSVQIWAPSAKTYPRLLRGLAAQSVAGGRAYDAVIGECAREAAAQTLLTFNRRHFDPSPAGVTVVEPSSTSPAVDRWRLPPV, from the coding sequence GTGACCGCCTTCGCGCTGGATACCAACTGTCTGATTGCAGCCGTGTGCACGTGGCATGACCGCCACCGGCAGGCCGCCGCAGAAATCGGGCGGCGCCTCGACGCTGGCGAACGGCTCGTCGTACCTGCCCCGGCGCTTGTCGAGGCGTACGCCGTCCTCACCCGGCTGCCTGCACCCCATCGTCTCGCGCCAGGCGATGCCTGGACGCTGCTCGAGTCCAACTTCGTCAAGCCGGCGCACTCGGTGCAGATTTGGGCGCCCTCGGCGAAGACCTACCCGCGCCTGCTACGCGGTCTCGCCGCGCAATCCGTTGCCGGTGGACGCGCCTACGACGCGGTGATCGGCGAATGCGCGCGCGAGGCTGCGGCGCAGACGCTACTGACCTTCAACCGCAGGCACTTTGACCCGTCACCCGCAGGCGTAACCGTCGTCGAGCCGTCGTCTACATCCCCTGCAGTCGACCGATGGCGGCTTCCACCAGTCTAG
- a CDS encoding CDP-alcohol phosphatidyltransferase family protein gives MDTTLQFQDAARVVGGVTAGVEKRTLLWLAPRMPRWVSSDHLTGLALVAMGLAGCSYWLAGSNPSALWLVNLCLAVNWFGDSLDGTLARVRQQQRPRYGFYVDHVVDSAGAVMLMGGMALSGYMSPLVALGVTVAYFLLNIEVYLATYCLGTFRLSYFKLGPTELRLLLALGNAAVVLFHP, from the coding sequence ATGGACACGACATTGCAGTTCCAGGATGCCGCGCGGGTCGTCGGCGGTGTCACCGCAGGCGTCGAGAAGCGGACGTTGTTGTGGCTGGCCCCTCGCATGCCCCGATGGGTCAGCTCTGACCATCTCACCGGACTCGCCCTGGTCGCGATGGGGCTGGCCGGATGCTCGTACTGGCTGGCGGGATCGAATCCATCGGCACTCTGGCTGGTAAACCTGTGCCTCGCCGTGAACTGGTTCGGCGACAGTCTGGATGGCACGCTTGCGCGTGTGCGGCAACAGCAGCGCCCGCGCTACGGCTTCTATGTGGATCATGTGGTCGATTCCGCCGGTGCGGTGATGTTGATGGGCGGGATGGCTCTCTCCGGCTACATGAGCCCCCTTGTCGCGTTGGGGGTGACCGTCGCGTACTTTCTGTTGAACATCGAGGTCTACCTGGCGACCTATTGTCTGGGCACGTTCCGGCTGAGTTACTTCAAGCTCGGCCCCACGGAGCTGCGGCTGCTGCTGGCGCTCGGCAACGCCGCCGTGGTGCTGTTCCATCCG
- a CDS encoding PIN domain-containing protein gives MILLDTSVLSRVFRRKHPGVEERRLKVVFEELMTSDVPLGLPGIVLQEVLSGVRSHRQSSDLSVKLLAAFAVLPEGITEHVEAARIKNACLAKGLNVSGGDCLIAACAITGNHELVAVDGDFEAIAKHAPLTLLRGHHVA, from the coding sequence ATGATCCTCCTTGACACGTCCGTCCTTTCGCGCGTCTTTCGGCGGAAGCACCCGGGGGTGGAGGAGCGGCGGCTGAAGGTCGTGTTCGAAGAACTGATGACGAGTGACGTTCCCCTCGGCCTGCCCGGCATCGTGCTGCAAGAGGTGCTGAGCGGCGTTCGGTCGCACCGGCAGTCCAGCGATCTCTCCGTGAAATTGCTCGCGGCGTTCGCCGTCCTTCCCGAGGGGATCACAGAACACGTCGAGGCTGCCCGAATCAAGAACGCTTGTTTGGCCAAAGGACTCAACGTGTCTGGGGGCGACTGTTTGATCGCCGCATGTGCGATCACCGGTAACCACGAACTCGTCGCCGTCGACGGAGACTTCGAGGCGATTGCGAAGCACGCGCCCCTGACATTGCTTAGAGGGCATCACGTCGCATGA
- a CDS encoding AbrB/MazE/SpoVT family DNA-binding domain-containing protein — protein sequence MVTTMDRAGRLVIPSDIRREAALEPGTPLDIRWRDGVIEIEPQPLSVTFVREKRLLVARPEAKTPALTTDIVERMRVQLAVRRGGRSR from the coding sequence ATGGTTACAACCATGGATCGAGCCGGACGACTGGTCATCCCGAGTGACATCCGCCGTGAGGCGGCGCTCGAACCAGGCACGCCGTTGGACATCCGATGGCGCGACGGGGTCATCGAGATCGAACCGCAGCCGCTCTCCGTGACGTTCGTGCGCGAGAAACGCCTGCTGGTCGCCCGGCCAGAGGCGAAGACGCCTGCGTTGACAACCGACATCGTCGAACGGATGCGGGTGCAACTGGCGGTTCGTCGAGGAGGACGCTCGCGGTGA
- a CDS encoding type II toxin-antitoxin system VapB family antitoxin yields the protein MCTPTNLAIDDRLLDQARNVGGYRTKRETVNEALRECIQRRQRLELAKLAGRVDYDPKYDYKRERRAR from the coding sequence CTGTGTACGCCAACCAATCTCGCCATTGACGATCGCCTTCTCGATCAAGCCCGCAACGTCGGCGGGTACCGGACCAAGCGCGAAACGGTGAACGAGGCGTTGCGTGAGTGCATCCAACGCCGCCAGCGGCTGGAACTGGCCAAACTCGCGGGCAGGGTCGACTACGATCCGAAGTACGACTACAAGCGAGAGCGGCGGGCCCGATGA
- a CDS encoding M28 family peptidase: MTRATKRVATGLCCLWVASGQPVRTQSLPAPAAQPASLGDRVPASAVKSLGVLAQGFDERAAMDLVVFMDQYWRNAGNAGFNATVDRLQTRLRQSGFSDRKTGAGAAGGSRTWVEEYGRAGGWDYTVGTLTLLGGASGKDEVVLSREQQRVALCINSFSTPAGGVEAAITDVGQGAEADFANVDVKGAVVLGDGSIGRLWQAAVVRRGAIGVISPSIAEYVRPGSTAADAAKPRSEWDVLQWGSIPYDEARKAFGFKATPKAAVRIRERLKSGPVRVKVEVASSFTPGPYRIVAAEIPGAVTPEERVILVAHIQEPGANDNSSGCATLVELARAINEAVRSGTLPKPDRTLTFLWGEEMGVSRQWTTDHPAEAKLVRYMFSLDMTGEDPTKTGGPFLIEKMPDPSAVWSRPSDPHTEWGGGQYKANALKGTLLNDVFLAICQRHARGTGWVVQTNPYEGGSDHSIFLRQGTPAVLAWHFPDWFYHTSLDRPDKTSPAEMKHSGVSVAATALFLASATDADARAVVALVESAAAARLALEAKQGVKLVAAASDRPAAEAREVQVKAAWIKWYGEALKETLSLPAGGPSPALSRLVEAAIGRLQGM, translated from the coding sequence ATGACGCGAGCGACGAAACGTGTGGCGACCGGATTGTGTTGTCTGTGGGTGGCGTCGGGCCAACCGGTACGGACGCAGTCGCTTCCGGCACCAGCGGCGCAGCCGGCATCCCTGGGCGATCGTGTGCCCGCGTCGGCGGTCAAGTCGCTCGGCGTGCTTGCGCAGGGTTTTGACGAGCGGGCGGCGATGGACCTTGTCGTGTTCATGGACCAGTACTGGCGCAATGCCGGCAACGCGGGCTTCAACGCGACGGTCGACCGCCTTCAAACGCGGCTGCGGCAATCGGGGTTTTCGGACCGCAAGACGGGCGCAGGCGCGGCGGGCGGGTCGAGGACGTGGGTCGAGGAGTACGGGCGCGCGGGAGGGTGGGACTACACCGTCGGTACGCTCACGCTGCTGGGCGGAGCGTCGGGGAAAGACGAGGTCGTGTTGTCGCGTGAACAGCAGCGCGTGGCGCTCTGCATCAACTCGTTTTCAACGCCCGCCGGTGGCGTTGAAGCCGCGATCACAGATGTCGGCCAGGGGGCCGAAGCCGACTTCGCCAACGTGGACGTGAAGGGTGCGGTCGTGCTCGGAGACGGCAGCATCGGGCGCCTGTGGCAGGCGGCTGTCGTGAGGCGCGGCGCCATTGGCGTGATCTCGCCGAGCATTGCGGAGTACGTGCGGCCGGGTTCAACGGCGGCGGATGCCGCGAAGCCGCGAAGCGAATGGGACGTGCTGCAGTGGGGCAGTATCCCGTACGACGAGGCACGAAAGGCTTTCGGGTTCAAGGCCACGCCAAAGGCGGCGGTCCGGATCCGCGAGCGGCTGAAGTCCGGACCGGTTCGCGTGAAAGTGGAGGTCGCTTCCAGCTTTACGCCTGGGCCGTATCGGATCGTGGCTGCCGAGATTCCAGGGGCCGTGACTCCTGAGGAGCGCGTCATCCTGGTCGCCCACATCCAGGAACCCGGCGCCAACGACAATTCGAGCGGGTGCGCCACGCTGGTCGAATTGGCGCGCGCCATCAATGAGGCCGTCCGCTCCGGCACACTGCCGAAGCCCGATCGCACGCTGACGTTCCTGTGGGGCGAAGAGATGGGTGTGAGCCGGCAATGGACGACCGACCATCCCGCGGAGGCGAAACTGGTCCGCTACATGTTCTCGCTCGACATGACCGGAGAGGATCCGACGAAGACCGGAGGGCCGTTCCTCATTGAGAAGATGCCGGATCCCTCTGCCGTCTGGAGCCGGCCGTCCGACCCGCATACCGAGTGGGGAGGCGGCCAGTACAAGGCCAACGCGCTCAAGGGCACGCTGCTGAACGATGTGTTTCTGGCCATCTGCCAGCGGCATGCTCGGGGCACCGGGTGGGTTGTGCAGACCAATCCGTACGAAGGCGGCAGCGATCACTCGATCTTCCTGCGGCAGGGCACTCCTGCCGTGCTCGCCTGGCACTTTCCGGATTGGTTCTATCACACCAGTCTTGATCGACCCGACAAGACCAGCCCGGCCGAGATGAAACACAGCGGCGTCAGCGTCGCGGCCACGGCACTGTTCCTGGCGAGTGCGACCGACGCGGACGCTCGCGCCGTCGTCGCGCTCGTCGAGTCGGCTGCGGCAGCTCGCCTCGCGCTCGAGGCGAAGCAGGGGGTGAAGTTGGTGGCGGCGGCGAGCGACCGCCCGGCGGCCGAGGCGCGCGAAGTACAAGTCAAGGCTGCGTGGATCAAATGGTACGGCGAGGCGCTCAAGGAAACGCTGTCGTTGCCGGCCGGAGGCCCATCGCCGGCGCTGTCTAGACTGGTGGAAGCCGCCATCGGTCGACTGCAGGGGATGTAG
- the speA gene encoding biosynthetic arginine decarboxylase, which yields MPASRLNRSWRFGDPWSIADATELYEIGRWGQGYFSIGDDGHVHVHPAKDPQNSIDLKSLTDDLVLRGIDLPILIRFSDILKHRLQDIHDAFQAAIAQHGYQGRYACVYPVKVNQQRRVVEEVVKYGRPFGFGLEAGSKPELLAVAALASNDIPIICNGFKDAEFIEMAMLAQKIGRTIIPVVEKYSELGMVLEYAAKVGVRPNIGMRVKLASRGSGKWQSSGGYRSKFGLTVGEILKGLEELRGLGMQDCLKLLHFHLGSQIPNIRIVKAALNEAARIYVELAKDGAGLEYLDIGGGLGVDYDGSRTNFESSVNYTLEEYAADVVYHVQTVCDDAGVKHPTIISESGRAIAAYHSVLVFNVLGVTGFREQEIPQVGPNEELEQPIIDLRETLQNVSGRNVLESYNDAQQALEMALNLFTGGYLPLEQRCHAEALYWAICSKIQRLIQQMDEVPEDLQGLDEQLADTYFCNFSLFQSMPDSWAIKQLFPVMPIHMLQKPPASHAVIGDITCDSDGKIDQFIDRRDVKRTLPLHVVNGEPYFLAVFLIGAYQEILGDMHNLFGDTHTVHVTQDEQGGVVLDSLIKGDTVREVLQYVNYNPDSLVSKLRSDTETAVREGRLSYEESGRLLKFYEEGLQGYTYLEDPKS from the coding sequence ATTCCAGCCAGCCGCCTGAACCGATCCTGGCGCTTCGGGGACCCCTGGAGCATCGCCGACGCCACTGAATTGTACGAGATTGGCCGCTGGGGCCAGGGATACTTTTCGATAGGCGACGATGGCCACGTGCATGTACATCCCGCGAAGGATCCACAGAACTCGATCGATTTAAAGAGCCTCACCGACGACCTGGTCCTGCGCGGCATCGACCTGCCCATCTTGATCCGGTTTAGCGACATCCTCAAGCACCGGCTGCAGGACATCCACGACGCCTTCCAGGCAGCCATTGCGCAGCATGGCTACCAGGGCCGGTACGCGTGCGTCTACCCGGTGAAGGTCAACCAGCAGCGGCGCGTCGTGGAAGAAGTGGTGAAGTACGGGCGGCCGTTTGGATTCGGCCTGGAGGCCGGATCGAAACCCGAACTGCTGGCGGTCGCGGCGCTGGCCTCCAACGACATTCCGATCATCTGCAACGGCTTCAAGGACGCCGAGTTCATCGAGATGGCCATGCTCGCCCAGAAGATCGGGCGCACAATCATCCCGGTCGTCGAGAAGTACAGCGAACTCGGGATGGTGCTCGAATACGCCGCGAAGGTCGGCGTGCGGCCCAATATCGGCATGCGGGTCAAGCTCGCGTCCCGCGGCAGCGGCAAGTGGCAGTCGTCTGGCGGCTACCGATCGAAATTCGGGTTGACTGTTGGCGAGATCCTCAAGGGCCTCGAGGAGCTGCGCGGCCTGGGCATGCAGGACTGCCTGAAGCTGCTCCACTTCCATCTTGGCAGTCAGATTCCCAACATCCGCATCGTCAAAGCGGCCCTCAACGAGGCGGCGCGCATCTACGTTGAACTGGCGAAGGACGGCGCGGGGCTCGAGTACCTGGACATCGGCGGCGGCCTGGGCGTCGACTACGACGGATCGCGCACGAACTTCGAGTCGAGCGTCAACTATACGCTTGAAGAGTACGCGGCCGACGTCGTGTACCACGTCCAGACGGTGTGTGATGACGCCGGCGTGAAGCACCCGACGATCATTTCGGAGAGCGGGCGGGCGATCGCGGCATATCACAGCGTGCTGGTGTTCAACGTGCTAGGCGTCACGGGATTCCGCGAACAGGAGATCCCGCAGGTGGGGCCCAACGAGGAGCTCGAACAGCCGATCATCGACCTGCGCGAAACGCTGCAGAACGTCTCCGGCCGGAACGTGCTCGAGAGTTACAACGACGCCCAGCAGGCCCTCGAGATGGCGCTGAATCTGTTTACCGGCGGCTACCTGCCGCTCGAACAGCGCTGCCATGCCGAAGCGCTGTACTGGGCCATCTGTTCGAAGATCCAGCGGCTCATCCAGCAGATGGACGAGGTGCCGGAGGATCTGCAGGGCCTGGACGAGCAGCTGGCGGACACCTACTTCTGCAACTTCTCGCTCTTCCAGTCGATGCCGGACAGTTGGGCCATCAAGCAGTTGTTCCCGGTGATGCCGATTCACATGCTGCAGAAGCCGCCGGCCAGCCACGCGGTGATTGGGGACATCACGTGTGACTCGGATGGCAAGATCGATCAGTTCATCGATCGGCGCGACGTCAAGCGCACGCTGCCGCTGCACGTCGTCAATGGCGAGCCGTACTTCCTGGCCGTCTTTCTGATTGGCGCCTACCAGGAAATCCTGGGCGACATGCACAACCTCTTCGGGGACACGCACACCGTCCACGTCACGCAGGATGAACAGGGCGGCGTGGTGCTCGATTCGCTCATCAAGGGCGACACCGTCCGCGAGGTGCTGCAGTACGTGAACTACAACCCCGACAGCCTGGTGAGCAAGCTGCGGTCCGATACCGAGACCGCCGTGCGCGAGGGCAGACTTTCCTACGAAGAGTCGGGCCGGCTGCTGAAGTTCTACGAAGAAGGCCTGCAGGGCTACACGTACCTCGAAGACCCCAAGAGTTAG